In Brassica rapa cultivar Chiifu-401-42 chromosome A06, CAAS_Brap_v3.01, whole genome shotgun sequence, a single window of DNA contains:
- the LOC103827781 gene encoding CTD nuclear envelope phosphatase 1: MATKLIIKKSAIPINRHQRSCFRRHRKTQIGCTSPAATAVIASINKSIYRCQRSILCLFSRVDGRLGTRGFKILKSHGSAHNLKTPYSLIHDRSGKSFDETKKTIVLDLDETLIHSSMEKPEVPYDFVVRPEIDGQILTFFVIKRPGVDDFLKKVGEKYQIVVFTAGLREYASLVLDKLDPERRVISRSFYRDACSEIDGRLVKDLGFVMRDLRRVVIVDDNPNAYALQPENAFPIKPFNDDLSDVELKKVGEFFDGDCEKCEDMRVALKEFVGREE; this comes from the coding sequence ATGGCGACGAAACTCATCATAAAGAAATCAGCGATACCAATCAACCGTCACCAACGAAGCTGCTTCCGCCGTCACCGGAAAACTCAAATCGGATGCACATCGCCGGCGGCGACCGCCGTCATCGCCTCCATCAACAAATCGATTTACAGATGTCAACGAAGCATTCTCTGCTTATTCTCACGCGTCGACGGTCGTCTAGGAACCAGAGGATTCAAAATCCTCAAATCTCACGGATCCGCTCACAATCTCAAAACTCCTTATTCCTTGATTCACGATAGATCCGGCAAATCCTTCGACGAGACGAAGAAGACGATCGTGTTAGACCTAGACGAAACGCTTATCCACTCGTCGATGGAGAAACCCGAAGTTCCGTACGATTTCGTGGTGAGGCCCGAGATAGACGGTCAGATCTTAACCTTCTTCGTGATCAAACGGCCAGGAGTGGATGACTTCTTGAAGAAGGTAGGAGAGAAGTACCAGATCGTTGTTTTCACGGCGGGGCTGAGAGAGTACGCTTCTTTGGTGCTGGATAAGTTGGATCCGGAGCGGCGCGTGATCTCGCGGAGCTTTTATAGGGACGCGTGTAGCGAGATCGATGGGAGGTTGGTGaaggatttagggtttgtgATGAGAGATTTGAGGCgcgtggtgattgttgatgataATCCGAACGCTTACGCGCTTCAGCCAGAGAATGCGTTTCCGATCAAACCGTTCAACGATGATTTGAGCGATGTTGAGCTAAAGAAGGTCGGTGAGTTTTTTGATGGAGATTGTGAGAAGTGTGAAGACATGAGAGTTGCTCTGAAGGAGTTTGTCGGAAGAGAGGAATGA
- the LOC103827782 gene encoding oil body-associated protein 2A, with product MASSDELPGPYPARDGGDIPPGDPTTMKTMMIDKGAAMLQSLKPIKQMSLHMCSFACYGHDPSRQIEVHFYVHRVNEDFLQCAVYDCDSAKTHLIGIEYIVSERLFESLSSEEQKLWHSHDYEIQTGLLMTPRVPELVAKPELQNIAKTYGKFWCTWQTDRGDKLPLGAPALMMSPQDVNMGKIKPGLLKKRDDEYGISTESLKTSRTEIVGLERKNPMADYWVHHGKGFAVDIIETDMKKCAPFP from the exons ATGGCGTCGAGCGATGAGCTTCCGGGACCGTATCCGGCACGTGATGGAGGAGACATACCTCCGGGAGATCCGACTACGATGAAGACGATGATGATTGACAAAGGAGCTGCGATGCTTCAATCTTTGAAACCAATCAAACAGATGAGTCTTCATATGTGTTCCTTTGCTTGTTACGGTCACGATCCTAGCCGTCAAATCGAAGTCCATTTCTATGTTCATCGTGTCAACGAAGACTTTCTTCAGTGTGCTGTTTACGACTGCGACTCCGCTAAGACCCACCTCATCG GGATCGAGTATATTGTGTCCGAGAGGTTATTTGAGAGCCTTTCCTCGGAAGAGCAGAAGCTTTGGCATTCTCATGACTATGAG ATCCAAACAGGTCTTCTAATGACTCCAAGGGTCCCTGAGCTTGTAGCCAAGCCAGAACTTCAAAATATTGCCAAAACTTATGGAAAGTTTTGGTGCACTTGGCAGACCGATCGTG GGGATAAATTGCCACTAGGTGCGCCAGCACTAATGATGTCACCACAAGACGTGAACATGGGGAAGATCAAGCCAGGGCTACTGAAGAAACGAGACGACGAATATGGTATCTCGACGGAATCATTGAAGACATCTCGAACTGAGATTGTAGGATTGGAGAGGAAGAACCCGATGGCTGATTACTGGGTTCATCATGGAAAAGGGTTTGCTGTCGATATAATCGAGACGGATATGAAGAAGTGTGCTCCGTTCCCGTAA